Proteins found in one Triticum aestivum cultivar Chinese Spring chromosome 4D, IWGSC CS RefSeq v2.1, whole genome shotgun sequence genomic segment:
- the LOC123100373 gene encoding E3 ubiquitin-protein ligase Os03g0188200: protein MARGQITQPLLFLLLLSTALPSLAQQSNSTGHTRSSRTAGGFSPTTVVVLVVLIAAFVVLTLFSIYINRCTGGHPVPRRPYRSTVPDQPVDAAAQSDRCRPRGIDRGVVEAFPTAVYGDVKAHMATTKSGPLECAVCLTEFEDCDELRVLPACCHVFHPECIDPWLAGAVTCPLCRADLTEPPAIPAGAESRGYLTETAVQEEPEELDEECSVVSFTAESLTSFSTVWRHEFTGAEYNHYRRTQSAMDAPDRHTLRLPEHVMKELAAVRRHRRAASLAAEYPDTADQRTPGWLTSFLRSMSWQRQSRGDSDAGEEHGGSKRIHPVSGAPVERPSGSGSGGDEKKESSDVDALNRV from the coding sequence ATGGCTCGCGGCCAGATCACACagcccctcctcttcctcctgctTCTATCGACCGCGCTCCCGTCTCTGGCTCAGCAGAGCAACAGCACGGGCCACACCCGTTCGTCCAGAACCGCCGGCGGGTTCTCGCCGACCACCGTCGTCGTGCTCGTCGTCCTCATCGCGGCCTTCGTCGTCCTCACCCTCTTTTCGATCTACATCAACCGCTGCACCGGCGGGCACCCCGTCCCTCGCCGGCCGTACCGTAGCACGGTCCCGGATCAGCCCGTCGATGCCGCCGCCCAATCGGATCGCTGCCGCCCCCGCGGCATCGACAGGGGGGTCGTGGAGGCCTTCCCGACGGCCGTCTACGGCGACGTGAAGGCGCACATGGCGACCACCAAGTCGGGCCCGCTCGAGTGCGCCGTCTGCCTCACCGAGTTCGAGGACTGCGACGAGCTCCGGGTCCTCCCGGCGTGCTGCCACGTCTTCCACCCGGAGTGCATCGACCCGTGGCTCGCCGGCGCGGTCACCTGCCCGCTCTGCCGGGCCGACCTCACCGAGCCCCCCGCGATCCCGGCCGGCGCCGAGAGCCGCGGCTACCTGACGGAGACGGCCGTGCAGGAGGAGCCGGAGGAGCTCGACGAGGAGTGCTCAGTGGTCTCTTTCACGGCTGAATCTCTCACCAGTTTCAGTACAGTATGGAGGCACGAGTTCACGGGCGCGGAGTACAACCACTACCGCAGAACGCAGTCGGCCATGGATGCGCCGGACCGGCACACTCTCAGGCTGCCAGAGCACGTCATGAAGGAGCTCGCCGCCGTCCGGAGGCACCGGCGGGCGGCTAGCCTCGCCGCAGAGTATCCGGACACCGCGGATCAGAGGACGCCGGGGTGGCTGACCTCGTTCCTGCGGTCCATGTCATGGCAGCGGCAGAGCCGCGGGGACTCGGACGCCGGGGAGGAACACGGCGGCAGCAAACGGATTCATCCCGTGTCCGGAGCGCCGGTTGAAAGACCGAGCGGGTCGGGGTCCGGCGGGGACGAGAAGAAAGAGAGCTCCGACGTTGACGCGTTAAACCGGGTTTGA